Proteins from a single region of Abyssalbus ytuae:
- a CDS encoding glycerophosphodiester phosphodiesterase family protein yields the protein MYFLIIIFNIITLNSCNNLTAGKKNEFANNVVVAHRGAWRAKQFPENSIASLSHAIQLNCTGSEFDVRMTSDSILVVFHDPDYHGLLIEETTYDELSKFKLSNGENLPTLKEYLLTGLNNNTSTGLVCEIKPPGNKKRGLYIAKKVIELVNELEAQSIILSYISFDYEVLKKIHEIAPLAKTQYLNGTKSPDELKKDGISGLDYHIGVFKKHPEWIKSAKKNGMTLNAWTVNSPENIDWLLDNNFDFITTNEPELLFEKIKKRLD from the coding sequence ATGTATTTTTTGATCATTATATTTAATATTATCACATTAAATTCCTGCAATAATTTAACTGCAGGCAAAAAAAATGAATTTGCAAATAATGTAGTAGTTGCACATAGAGGAGCCTGGAGAGCAAAACAATTTCCCGAAAACTCTATTGCATCTTTATCGCATGCCATTCAATTAAATTGTACCGGTTCGGAATTTGATGTAAGAATGACATCGGACAGCATTCTTGTAGTTTTTCATGATCCCGATTACCATGGGTTATTAATTGAAGAAACTACATATGATGAATTATCAAAGTTTAAGCTATCAAACGGAGAAAACTTACCTACACTTAAAGAATACCTCCTTACAGGTTTAAATAACAATACTTCTACAGGATTAGTATGTGAAATTAAACCCCCTGGCAATAAAAAAAGAGGTTTATATATTGCAAAAAAAGTAATAGAACTGGTGAATGAATTAGAAGCACAATCAATAATTTTATCTTATATCAGTTTTGATTATGAAGTTTTAAAGAAAATTCATGAAATAGCCCCGTTGGCAAAAACACAATATCTAAACGGGACTAAAAGTCCTGATGAATTAAAAAAAGACGGGATTTCAGGTTTGGACTATCATATTGGAGTTTTTAAAAAACATCCCGAATGGATTAAAAGTGCCAAAAAAAATGGGATGACTTTAAATGCATGGACAGTTAATTCACCTGAAAATATAGATTGGTTATTGGATAATAATTTTGATTTTATTACCACTAATGAACCTGAACTGTTATTTGAAAAAATAAAAAAAAGATTGGATTAG
- a CDS encoding RagB/SusD family nutrient uptake outer membrane protein, whose translation MKHIINNINIKKSILLLCIPFILTSCDDYLEDELFSDTSVDFLYSTPEGLESAVVGLYTLNRNLYQRVDQNGAIPLLLQAKSDLSIGITGEISLYSRLSWGATLSDYGTRSGYASYWKHYYKLVDRANAIIQAAENLGDLEETQKNRIIAEAKVFRANSYFTLYRLFNNIFITTTPTNPDNAFDVPDNKSSEEEIFTLLESDLDFAIAHLDWVSSEFGRWNQAAARHLRAKVAMWEEDWNEAATQTDAIITNGSYSLVSNTTDVFKGDLNHSETLFAVQFERDVVGGGARSFMNWNLVPNYALAPGMVKSLENGGNGAGFVMPNDYLRNLLKEDPNDDRDDRSYYISYYYFNDAETLPEGKQLGDTLDLYDQNSSDKNEITNYYRRMNPGCIKFLDEEAVPTDRNHYKNIMIYRLAETYLIGAEAHMRSGNTAKALEYVNTVRNRAHASSISTINQQEILDERARELAFEGQRWFTLKRMGVLLSQLQNYMGNNNWNQTYATGDPRTMIQEHMKNWPIPEEQLNLLGPNYPQNEGY comes from the coding sequence ATGAAACATATAATAAATAATATAAATATAAAGAAGAGCATATTACTCCTATGCATTCCATTTATTCTCACTTCCTGCGACGATTACCTTGAAGATGAACTCTTTTCAGATACGTCGGTAGATTTTCTATATTCTACCCCGGAAGGTTTAGAATCAGCGGTAGTAGGTTTATATACTTTAAACCGAAACCTTTATCAAAGAGTTGATCAAAATGGGGCCATTCCTTTGTTATTACAAGCTAAATCAGACTTATCAATAGGGATAACCGGGGAAATATCATTATATAGCAGACTCTCCTGGGGAGCTACTTTAAGTGACTATGGAACCAGATCAGGATATGCTTCATATTGGAAACATTATTACAAGTTGGTAGACAGGGCAAATGCGATCATACAAGCTGCTGAAAATTTGGGTGACCTGGAAGAAACACAAAAAAACAGGATAATAGCCGAAGCAAAAGTTTTCAGGGCAAATTCTTATTTCACATTATATCGATTATTCAATAATATTTTTATTACCACTACCCCGACCAATCCCGATAATGCATTCGATGTACCTGATAATAAATCATCAGAAGAAGAAATATTTACCCTCTTAGAAAGTGATCTTGATTTTGCAATAGCTCATCTGGATTGGGTTTCATCGGAATTTGGCAGATGGAATCAGGCTGCAGCAAGACATTTAAGAGCAAAAGTAGCTATGTGGGAAGAAGATTGGAATGAAGCAGCAACACAAACCGATGCCATTATTACCAACGGCAGTTACTCACTGGTTTCGAATACAACAGACGTTTTTAAAGGAGATTTGAATCACTCTGAAACACTTTTTGCTGTTCAGTTTGAAAGAGATGTTGTAGGGGGCGGAGCACGTAGCTTTATGAACTGGAATCTCGTGCCAAACTATGCATTGGCTCCAGGGATGGTAAAATCCTTGGAAAATGGTGGCAACGGAGCCGGTTTTGTAATGCCAAACGATTATTTGAGAAATTTACTTAAAGAAGATCCCAATGACGACAGAGACGACAGATCTTACTACATAAGTTATTATTATTTTAATGACGCCGAAACTTTACCTGAGGGAAAACAGCTTGGTGATACTCTTGATTTATATGATCAGAATAGTAGTGATAAAAATGAAATCACTAATTATTACAGGAGAATGAATCCGGGATGTATTAAATTCTTAGATGAAGAAGCTGTTCCTACCGACAGAAATCATTATAAAAACATTATGATTTATCGTTTGGCAGAAACTTATCTGATTGGTGCCGAAGCCCACATGAGGTCAGGAAACACGGCTAAAGCCTTAGAATATGTAAATACTGTAAGAAACCGGGCTCATGCATCAAGTATAAGCACCATTAATCAACAAGAAATTTTAGATGAAAGGGCACGTGAATTGGCCTTTGAAGGACAACGATGGTTCACCTTAAAACGTATGGGAGTACTGTTGAGTCAACTTCAAAATTATATGGGTAATAATAACTGGAATCAAACATACGCTACGGGAGATCCGCGTACGATGATTCAGGAACATATGAAAAACTGGCCAATTCCGGAAGAGCAACTTAACCTGTTAGGCCCCAATTACCCTCAAAATGAGGGGTATTAA
- a CDS encoding sulfatase family protein: MKKKFLYLLLIIAVSWSCEKKVKKDVVDEILQKPNIVFIMADDHAIQAISAYGNELSKYAPTPNIDRIAKNGAIFNRSYCTNSICGPSRAVILTGKHSHINGFRQNDEKFNGYQQTLPKILQKSGYQTAIIGKWHLFGYPQGFDYWEILNDQGNYYNPEFIRMADTVNIDDSRVNVSADKPVDIKDTITVNGYATDIITHKAINWLKNQKNQNQPFFLMVHHKAPHRNWMPAPRHLNKYDSVKFPLPDTYFDKHNNQQAAKEQMQTIYKDMYEGHDLKMTKSYGSTELAHNPWTKDFDRMTPEQRKIWDSAYQAKNKAFHKANLHGEDLARWKGQRFLQDYLATVASVDEGVGEILDYLEKTGLDENTLVIYTSDQGFYLGEKGWFDKRFMYEESFRMPLLMQYPKSIKPGTQVNALIQNLDFAPTMLDFANAGEYAKNMQGISFKPVLDGKIKDDDFKDVIYYHYYDFPSFHMVKKHYGIRTKKYKIMHFYDDNDAWEFYDMEADPYELNNLIDSQEYESVIISMKRKLDSVQKVYGVIEKEFERAPKEKVEKTYEYFEKLRGTPVK; encoded by the coding sequence ATGAAAAAAAAATTCCTATACCTTTTATTAATTATAGCTGTTTCGTGGTCCTGTGAAAAAAAAGTAAAAAAGGACGTGGTTGATGAAATTCTCCAAAAACCTAATATAGTTTTTATTATGGCCGATGACCATGCCATACAGGCTATAAGTGCATACGGAAATGAATTAAGCAAATATGCCCCAACACCTAATATAGACAGAATTGCAAAAAACGGTGCAATATTTAACCGAAGTTATTGTACCAATTCCATTTGCGGGCCCAGCAGAGCTGTTATACTTACAGGAAAACACAGCCATATCAACGGGTTCAGGCAAAATGATGAGAAATTTAACGGATACCAGCAAACCCTGCCTAAAATTTTACAAAAATCGGGTTATCAAACAGCTATAATTGGTAAATGGCATTTGTTCGGATATCCGCAGGGATTTGATTATTGGGAAATTCTAAATGACCAGGGCAACTATTATAACCCGGAATTTATCCGTATGGCAGACACTGTAAACATTGATGATTCAAGGGTAAATGTTTCTGCCGATAAGCCTGTGGATATTAAGGACACCATAACGGTAAACGGATATGCTACAGATATTATCACCCACAAAGCAATCAACTGGTTGAAAAATCAAAAAAATCAAAATCAACCGTTCTTTTTAATGGTGCACCATAAAGCTCCGCATAGAAACTGGATGCCTGCCCCCAGGCATTTAAATAAATACGACTCGGTAAAATTTCCGCTTCCTGATACATATTTTGATAAACACAATAATCAGCAGGCGGCCAAAGAGCAAATGCAAACCATTTATAAAGATATGTATGAAGGACATGACCTGAAAATGACAAAAAGTTATGGAAGCACTGAATTGGCACACAACCCATGGACTAAAGATTTTGACAGGATGACACCTGAACAGAGAAAAATATGGGACAGTGCATATCAGGCTAAAAACAAAGCTTTTCACAAGGCCAATTTACATGGGGAAGATTTGGCAAGATGGAAGGGACAGCGTTTCCTGCAGGATTATTTGGCAACTGTGGCATCCGTTGATGAAGGTGTTGGTGAAATACTCGATTATCTGGAGAAAACAGGTCTGGATGAAAATACGTTAGTAATTTACACTTCCGATCAAGGTTTTTACCTGGGAGAAAAAGGGTGGTTTGACAAACGTTTCATGTATGAAGAATCGTTTAGAATGCCTTTGCTTATGCAATATCCAAAAAGTATTAAACCGGGAACTCAGGTAAATGCCCTTATTCAAAATTTAGATTTTGCCCCTACTATGCTTGACTTTGCCAACGCAGGTGAATATGCAAAGAATATGCAGGGAATATCTTTTAAACCTGTGTTGGATGGCAAGATAAAAGACGATGATTTTAAGGACGTAATCTATTATCATTATTATGATTTTCCCAGCTTTCATATGGTAAAAAAACATTATGGAATTAGGACTAAAAAATATAAAATAATGCATTTTTATGATGATAATGATGCATGGGAATTTTACGATATGGAAGCAGATCCTTACGAACTGAACAATCTTATTGACAGTCAAGAATATGAATCCGTTATTATCTCGATGAAAAGAAAATTAGATTCCGTTCAGAAAGTATATGGAGTTATAGAAAAAGAATTTGAACGTGCACCCAAAGAAAAAGTAGAAAAAACCTATGAATATTTTGAGAAATTAAGAGGGACACCGGTTAAATAG
- a CDS encoding glycoside hydrolase family 16 protein produces the protein MFKNGKVVFILINSLLVLACSGEKKKKQETTQKVAPKEYQLVWADEFDGNDVNKDNWSFVIWDEGRVNNEWQKYVENPDNYKVENGFLHITVTKTGDNIKGGYTSTRLSSAAKKEFKYGRIEFRAKMPEGRGTWPALWMLGSNIDKVKWPKCGEIDIMEYVGFQPDTTHTNIHTKYQSGNTDFHAIIPLASAEEEFHTYGITWTPETIEFYLDNPKNITNTYAPEIKTEENWPFDQPFYLIMNFAVGGTWGGSLGVDETIWPQTMVVDYVRVYQLK, from the coding sequence ATGTTTAAAAATGGAAAAGTTGTTTTCATATTAATAAATTCACTTTTAGTTCTGGCATGTTCAGGAGAAAAAAAGAAAAAACAAGAAACAACACAAAAAGTTGCGCCAAAGGAATATCAGTTAGTCTGGGCAGATGAATTTGATGGGAATGATGTAAATAAGGATAACTGGTCTTTTGTAATATGGGATGAAGGAAGAGTTAACAACGAATGGCAAAAATATGTGGAAAATCCGGATAACTATAAGGTAGAAAACGGTTTTTTGCATATAACTGTTACAAAAACAGGAGATAACATTAAAGGCGGATATACTTCCACCCGTTTATCCAGCGCTGCAAAAAAAGAATTTAAATACGGAAGAATAGAGTTTAGAGCTAAGATGCCCGAAGGAAGAGGAACATGGCCTGCCCTGTGGATGCTGGGGAGCAATATAGACAAAGTAAAATGGCCAAAATGCGGAGAAATTGACATAATGGAATATGTAGGCTTTCAACCGGATACCACCCACACCAATATTCACACTAAATATCAATCAGGAAACACAGATTTTCATGCTATCATTCCTTTAGCTTCTGCCGAAGAAGAATTTCACACCTATGGAATAACCTGGACTCCGGAAACTATTGAATTTTATTTAGACAATCCAAAAAATATAACTAATACATACGCACCCGAAATTAAAACTGAAGAAAACTGGCCGTTCGATCAACCCTTTTATCTTATAATGAATTTTGCAGTAGGAGGCACATGGGGAGGAAGCCTGGGAGTGGACGAAACTATTTGGCCGCAAACCATGGTAGTAGATTATGTGAGGGTTTATCAACTTAAATAG